One Bacillus alveayuensis DNA segment encodes these proteins:
- a CDS encoding hypothetical protein (product_source=Hypo-rule applied; transmembrane_helix_parts=Outside_1_3,TMhelix_4_26,Inside_27_45,TMhelix_46_68,Outside_69_77,TMhelix_78_100,Inside_101_120,TMhelix_121_143,Outside_144_157,TMhelix_158_180,Inside_181_191,TMhelix_192_209,Outside_210_223,TMhelix_224_246,Inside_247_252,TMhelix_253_275,Outside_276_306,TMhelix_307_326,Inside_327_332,TMhelix_333_355,Outside_356_364,TMhelix_365_387,Inside_388_393,TMhelix_394_416,Outside_417_430,TMhelix_431_453,Inside_454_457,TMhelix_458_480,Outside_481_495) encodes MNRNLYYLIIKIIIKIIINKIFYIGNEIGMKSAILKPVLQILKRHLIIISITIYLFWFILAVLFQVFFHHINLPQNELNFLIILYVILLCLIQTGNFVSNDIREFALESNFSLGMKKKIIIINEYLGFLMVWIFLLVLSFPLFIVQTYYNNYSGFILLFQIFILLFFFGFMLTFIKFILFMFSKINLFGTKRLLLSFSILSFCILLSIKKNDIQILIETLVNQILYGNMVGFLLKFIPSNINLYEVRINIELYLIMFISLGIAVALLTKICDYLFKEKHPKSSFKRFPSFRKKMLYIFFNFLRCEGLINIHFLVTFTLTFILLLFAKSININALNILLFTVYILTSNLFNHSNIVLLCKRNKLPFIFVALCFSFIVWLQYIIIIILLVINNMLIGIFTTFTFMGLILIFSILTVYCASAYQFEKYFDDKSINLLGKSIVVVLFVLVLLIKLFFDYLGINSLILNYLISFIISIALLFVFINNYDRIRGNFYEGFK; translated from the coding sequence ATGAACAGAAACTTATATTATTTAATCATTAAAATTATTATAAAAATAATTATTAATAAAATCTTTTATATTGGTAATGAAATTGGTATGAAGTCTGCAATACTAAAACCTGTCTTACAAATATTAAAGCGCCATCTAATTATTATTTCAATTACTATTTATTTATTCTGGTTTATTCTTGCAGTCTTATTTCAGGTTTTTTTCCACCATATTAATTTACCTCAAAATGAGTTGAATTTTTTAATAATATTATATGTTATACTTTTATGCTTAATTCAAACTGGAAATTTTGTTAGTAACGACATAAGAGAATTTGCATTGGAAAGTAATTTTTCATTAGGAATGAAAAAAAAGATTATTATTATAAATGAATATTTAGGATTTTTAATGGTATGGATTTTTTTGTTAGTTCTGTCATTTCCTTTATTTATTGTACAGACTTATTACAATAACTACTCAGGATTCATTTTACTTTTTCAAATTTTTATTCTCTTATTCTTTTTCGGATTTATGCTTACTTTTATTAAATTTATACTTTTTATGTTTAGCAAAATTAATCTTTTTGGTACAAAAAGATTATTATTATCGTTCTCTATTTTATCGTTTTGTATATTATTATCAATAAAAAAGAATGATATACAAATTCTAATTGAAACTTTAGTTAACCAAATACTATATGGAAACATGGTAGGTTTTCTTTTGAAATTTATTCCTTCTAATATTAATCTTTATGAAGTCAGAATCAATATAGAATTATATTTAATTATGTTTATATCATTAGGTATTGCTGTAGCATTACTAACAAAAATCTGTGATTATTTATTTAAAGAAAAACACCCTAAAAGTTCATTTAAAAGGTTTCCTTCTTTTAGAAAAAAAATGCTGTATATCTTTTTTAATTTTTTAAGATGCGAGGGTTTAATCAACATCCATTTCCTTGTGACATTTACACTAACTTTTATCCTTTTGTTATTTGCTAAATCAATTAATATCAACGCATTAAACATATTATTATTTACTGTTTATATTTTAACATCAAATTTGTTTAATCATTCAAATATTGTTTTACTGTGCAAAAGAAATAAACTTCCATTTATTTTTGTAGCTCTTTGTTTTTCTTTTATCGTATGGTTACAGTACATTATTATCATTATATTATTAGTAATCAATAATATGTTAATTGGTATTTTTACTACTTTCACTTTTATGGGACTAATTCTCATATTTTCTATTCTAACTGTTTATTGTGCCTCTGCATATCAATTTGAAAAATATTTTGATGATAAGTCAATTAACTTATTAGGAAAATCGATAGTTGTTGTTTTATTTGTATTAGTTTTATTGATCAAATTATTTTTTGATTATTTAGGCATAAATAGTTTAATATTAAACTATTTAATTTCATTTATTATTTCAATTGCATTATTGTTTGTATTTATTAACAACTACGATCGAATAAGAGGGAACTTTTATGAAGGGTTTAAATAA
- a CDS encoding hypothetical protein (product_source=Hypo-rule applied): MASDHEIYLIARGLELKVIPITWYLFVAVS; the protein is encoded by the coding sequence ATGGCAAGTGATCATGAAATCTATTTAATTGCAAGAGGACTTGAATTAAAGGTAATTCCTATTACATGGTACTTGTTTGTAGCTGTAAGCTAA
- a CDS encoding hypothetical protein (product_source=Hypo-rule applied; cath_funfam=1.20.1640.10; superfamily=144091; transmembrane_helix_parts=Inside_1_11,TMhelix_12_29,Outside_30_32,TMhelix_33_55,Inside_56_74,TMhelix_75_97,Outside_98_107), translating into MEQEQTIKNNSAIFQILAIGILFSLLLIITNNIRMTFNLSAMVGGLTYAAAFEGLRRAYKHYKDGKQIIRALRVAFSWNVVGLIISYAGEKAVAYVLEHHMSTLAFW; encoded by the coding sequence ATGGAACAAGAACAAACTATTAAAAATAATAGTGCAATATTTCAAATTTTAGCTATAGGAATACTTTTTTCCCTTCTTTTAATCATAACTAATAATATTAGAATGACATTTAACCTTTCTGCTATGGTTGGAGGCTTAACTTATGCAGCTGCGTTTGAAGGGTTAAGGCGTGCCTATAAGCATTATAAAGATGGAAAACAAATTATTAGAGCATTAAGAGTTGCTTTTAGTTGGAATGTAGTTGGATTAATAATATCTTATGCTGGAGAGAAAGCTGTTGCATATGTATTAGAACATCATATGTCTACATTAGCATTCTGGTAA
- a CDS encoding hypothetical protein (product_source=Hypo-rule applied; transmembrane_helix_parts=Inside_1_12,TMhelix_13_35,Outside_36_54,TMhelix_55_77,Inside_78_89,TMhelix_90_112,Outside_113_121,TMhelix_122_144,Inside_145_155,TMhelix_156_173,Outside_174_174), translated as MINWVKYNKFSSYILLVISFMMSLISIFLAIYISMGSEVKYIPIMLETDGAPAYAIFGIIVTLIILTVIAQLYFGAIITHFMAKFIFKIPIQFYLFFKIYLIFTIFLSLSIIWELIVFNDLPNVFFLVANPFLIVGLYILFILLQNFACVNWRKPLLFTIFCLFSFLTFTYLGG; from the coding sequence TTGATTAATTGGGTAAAGTATAACAAATTCTCAAGTTATATATTACTTGTCATTTCATTTATGATGTCTTTAATCTCTATCTTTCTGGCAATATATATATCTATGGGTTCTGAAGTTAAATATATTCCAATAATGTTAGAAACAGATGGTGCTCCCGCATATGCAATATTTGGAATTATTGTTACCCTTATTATCCTAACTGTAATTGCCCAACTATATTTTGGAGCTATAATCACTCACTTTATGGCCAAGTTTATATTTAAAATACCCATACAGTTTTATTTATTCTTTAAAATATATCTTATTTTCACTATATTCTTATCCCTATCCATTATTTGGGAGCTAATCGTATTTAACGATCTCCCTAATGTTTTTTTTCTTGTAGCAAATCCTTTTCTAATAGTTGGACTATATATTTTATTTATATTATTACAAAATTTTGCTTGTGTTAATTGGAGAAAACCCCTTCTTTTCACAATATTTTGCTTATTTAGTTTTTTAACTTTTACTTACTTAGGAGGTTAA